In Raphanus sativus cultivar WK10039 chromosome 5, ASM80110v3, whole genome shotgun sequence, the following proteins share a genomic window:
- the LOC108862754 gene encoding probable inactive purple acid phosphatase 29, whose amino-acid sequence MADNKPKTSLFDFFLLSVSLVGLCFAPVPASAQGRKLSFGVNGQFKILQVADMHYANGATTLCEDVFPSQLAHCSDLNTTDFMSRVIAAEKPDLIVFTGDNIYGLDVNDALKSMDAAFAPAIASKIPWVAILGNHDQESTLTRQEVMNYIVKLPNTLSQVNPPEAAHYIDGFGNCNLEIHGVAKSSLQDKSLLNLYFLDSGDYSSVDNIEGYDWIKTSQQFWYDQTSKRLQREYNEEPNPQQGTAPGLAYFHIPFPEFDNFDTTSATTGVRQEDTASADTNSGFFTTLVARGDVKSVFVGHDHVNDFCGELEGVNLCYGGGFGYHAYGKAGWERRARVVVADLNENGTGSWGDVKSIRTWKRLDDEHLSVIDAQVLWTSSPSGSVVFPL is encoded by the exons ATGGCGGacaacaaaccaaaaacaagcTTGTTTGACTTCTTTCTCCTCTCCGTGTCTTTGGTTGGTCTCTGTTTTGCTCCGGTTCCAGCATCAGCACAAGGTCGGAAACTCAGTTTCGGCGTGAACGGCCAGTTCAAGATACTGCAAGTGGCGGATATGCACTACGCAAACGGCGCGACTACTTTGTGTGAAGATGTTTTTCCTAGCCAGTTGGCTCACTGCTCCGACCTCAACACCACCGACTTCATGTCGCGAGTCATTGCCGCCGAGAAACCTGACCTCATCGTCTTCACCG GTGATAATATATATGGTCTTGATGTTAACGACGCTCTGAAATCTATGGATGCTGCTTTTGCTCCAGCGATTGCTTCTAAGATCCCTTGGGTTGCTATTTTGGGAAACCATGATCAAGAATCTACGTTGACCCGACAAGAAGTCATGAATTATATAGTGAAGCTTCCCAACACTCTGTCTCAAGTGAATCCTCCTGAGGCTGCTCATTACATTGATGGGTTTGGTAATTGCAATCTCGAAATACATGGAGTTGCTAAGTCGAGTTTACAAGACAAATCACTTCTCAATCTCTATTTTCTCGACAGTGGAGATTACTCTAGTGTTGATAACATAGAAGGTTATGATTGGATCAAAACTTCTCAGCAGTTCTGGTATGACCAGACTTCAAAACGTCTCCAG AGGGAATACAATGAAGAGCCTAATCCTCAACAAGGTACAGCTCCAGGACTAGCTTACTTCCACATTCCATTTCCGGAGTTTGATAACTTTGACACAACGAGCGCCACGACAGGAGTGAGACAAGAAGATACAGCCTCAGCTGACACAAACTCAGGGTTCTTCACGACGTTGGTAGCTAGAGGAGATGTAAAATCAGTGTTTGTGGGTCACGACCATGTCAACGACTTTTGCGGTGAACTCGAAGGTGTGAATCTATGCTATGGTGGTGGGTTTGGATACCATGCGTATGGTAAAGCTGGGTGGGAGAGGAGGGCTAGAGTTGTGGTTGCTGACTTGAATGAGAATGGTACAGGCAGCTGGGGAGATGTGAAATCGATTAGGACATGGAAAAGGCTTGATGATGAGCATCTCTCTGTTATTGATGCTCAGGTGCTTTGGACCAGTTCTCCAAGCGGATCGGTTGTGTTTCCTTTATGA
- the LOC108857738 gene encoding probable inactive purple acid phosphatase 29, translating into MADNKTKTSVFDFFLLSVSLVGLCFAPVPASAQGRKLSFGLNGQFKILQVADMHYANGKSTWCSDVSLIQYWFSCSDLNTIAFMSRVIAAEKPDLIVFTGDNIFGSDVKDAVKSMDAAFAPAIASKIPWVAVLGNHDQESTLSRQELMIYIVMLPNTLSQVNPPEAFHIDGFGNYNLEIHGVAESSLQEKSLLNLYFLDSGDHSSVPSIKGYDWIKTSQQLWYNQTSKRLQREYNEEPNPQQGTAPGLAYFHIPLPEFKNFDTKNATTGVRQEATGSATKNSGFFTTLVARGDVKSVFVGHDHINDFCGELKGVNLCYGGGIGYHAYGKAGWERRARVVVADLNKNGTGSWGDVKSIRTWKRLDDEHLSVIDAQVLWTNSPSRSSVSRL; encoded by the exons ATGGCggacaacaaaacaaaaacaagcgTGTTTGACTTCTTTCTCCTCTCCGTGTCTTTGGTTGGTCTCTGTTTTGCTCCGGTTCCAGCATCAGCACAAGGTCGGAAACTCAGTTTCGGCCTGAACGGCCAATTCAAGATACTGCAAGTGGCGGATATGCACTACGCAAACGGCAAGAGTACTTGGTGTAGCGATGTTTCTCTTATCCAGTACTGGTTTAGCTGCTCCGACCTCAACACCATCGCCTTCATGTCGCGAGTCATTGCCGCCGAGAAACCTGACCTCATCGTCTTCACCG GTGATAATATATTTGGGTCTGATGTTAAAGACGCTGTGAAATCCATGGATGCTGCTTTTGCTCCAGCGATTGCTTCTAAGATCCCTTGGGTTGCTGTTTTGGGAAACCATGATCAAGAATCTACGTTGTCCCGACAAGAACTCATGATTTATATAGTGATGCTTCCCAACACTCTGTCTCAAGTGAATCCTCCTGAGGCTTTTCACATTGATGGGTTTGGCAATTATAATCTCGAAATACATGGAGTTGCTGAGTCGAGTTTACAGGAAAAATCTCTTCTCAATCTCTATTTTCTAGATAGTGGAGATCACTCTAGTGTCCCTTCCATAAAAGGTTATGATTGGATCAAAACTTCTCAGCAGCTCTGGTATAACCAGACTTCGAAACGTCTCCAG AGGGAATACAATGAAGAGCCTAATCCTCAACAAGGTACAGCTCCAGGACTAGCTTACTTCCACATTCCACTACCGGAGTTTAAAAACTTTGACACAAAGAACGCCACAACAGGAGTGAGACAAGAAGCTACAGGCTCAGCTACCAAAAACTCAGGGTTCTTCACGACGTTGGTAGCTAGAGGAGATGTAAAATCAGTGTTTGTGGGTCATGACCATATCAACGACTTTTGCGGTGAACTCAAAGGTGTGAATCTATGCTATGGGGGTGGGATTGGATACCATGCGTATGGTAAAGCTGGGTGGGAGAGGAGGGCGAGAGTTGTGGTTGCTGATTTGAACAAGAATGGTACAGGGAGCTGGGGAGATGTGAAATCGATCAGGACATGGAAGAGGCTTGATGATGAGCATCTCTCTGTAATTGATGCACAGGTGCTTTGGACCAATTCACCAAGCCGATCGAGTGTTTCTCGTTTATGA
- the LOC108859304 gene encoding uncharacterized protein LOC108859304, whose translation MLQFPTLMSQFPSSTKTIPASHLLPIQWPQPQNEEILLAMEEAEFEEKCNEIRKMSPSLPVIGKPVVDNHQEEDDNEADDDDDDADNAEESDGEEFEQETG comes from the exons atgttGCAGTTTCCGACGTTGATGAGCCAGTTTCCGTCATCGACGAAGACGATCCCGGCGTCGCATTTGCTACCTATACAGTGGCCCCAGCCTCAGAACGAAGAGATTCTTCTCGCCATGGAAGAAGCTGAGTTCGAAGAAAAG TGCAACGAGATAAGAAAGATGAGTCCTAGCTTACCCGTAATTGGAAAACCAGTCGTTGACAACCATCAAGAAGAAGACGATAATGaagcagatgatgatgatgatgatgcagacAATGCAGAGGAATCAGATGGTGAAGAATTCGAGCAAGAGACTGGTTGA
- the LOC108861346 gene encoding uncharacterized protein LOC108861346 has protein sequence MVAVDVNEKNSGSSLKFLCSYGGRILPRSTDGKLRYVGGHTRVLSVHRSISFEELMKKLFEFCGFSVDLRCQLPNGDLETLISVKSDEELASIVEEYDRVVSGAKIRAVLSPPRGNRQGGSPSSSSSDRSPKSPFSVTPSPPNSPSSLAYGRYLQSRYCLPPPTDLGRRYVHRSGDSYCYACRGHNRDSRLIRH, from the exons ATGGTGGCCGTTGATGTAAACGAGAAGAACAGTGGAAGCAGTCTTAAATTTCTATGCAGTTACGGCGGCAGAATCCTCCCTCGTTCTACAGATGGGAAGCTCCGTTACGTCGGAGGTCACACCAGAGTCCTCTCCGTCCATCGTTCCATCTCTTTCGAAG AGCTAATGAAGAAACTATTCGAATTCTGCGGATTCTCCGTTGATCTACGGTGTCAATTACCAAACGGCGATCTCGAGACTCTAATCTCCGTCAAATCTGACGAGGAACTAGCGAGCATCGTGGAGGAGTACGATCGCGTCGTCTCCGGAGCCAAGATCCGAGCTGTTCTATCGCCTCCGAGAGGGAATAGACAGGGAGGATCTCCGTCGTCTTCGAGCAGCGATCGATCTCCGAAATCGCCGTTCTCCGTTACGCCTTCCCCGCCAAACTCGCCGTCGTCGTTGGCGTACGGGAGATATTTACAGTCTCGGTATTGTCTGCCTCCTCCCACGGATCTTGGTAGAAGATACGTTCACAGATCCGGAGATTCGTATTGCTATGCGTGCCGTGGACATAATAGAGACTCTAGGCTCATCCGGCATTGA
- the LOC108862645 gene encoding histone deacetylase 6: METDESGVSLASGPDGRKRRVSYFYEPTIGNYYYGQGHPMKPHRIRMAHSLIVHYNLHRRLEISRPYLADAADIGRFHSPEYVDFLRSVSPESVGDSSARNLRRFNVGEDCPVFDGLFDFCRASAGGSIGAAVKLNRQDADIAINWGGGLHHAKKSEASGFCYVNDIVLGILELLKMFRRVLYIDIDVHHGDGVEEAFYTTDRVMTVSFHKFGDFFPGTGHIRDVGAEKGKYYALNVPLNDGMDDESFRSLFRPLIQKVMEVYRPEAVVLQCGADSLSGDRLGCFNLSVKGHADCLRFLRSYNVPLMVLGGGGYTIRNVARCWCYETAVAVGVEPDNKLPYNEYFEYFGPDYTLHVEPGPMENLNTPKDMEKIRNTLLEQLSGLIHAPSVPFQHTPPVNRVLDEPEEDMEKRPKPRIWSGTANYESDSDDDEKPLVGFSGIDGPTNMDRDSTGEDEMEDDNAEPEVDPPSS, from the exons ATGGAGACAGACGAGAGCGGCGTCTCCTTAGCGTCAGGACCCGACGGTCGTAAGCGACGAGTCAGCTACTTCTACGAGCCAACCATCGGCAACTACTACTACGGCCAAGGACACCCCATGAAGCCTCACCGGATCCGCATGGCCCACAGCCTAATCGTCCACTACAACCTCCACCGCCGCCTCGAGATCAGCCGCCCTTACCTCGCCGACGCCGCCGACATCGGCCGCTTCCACTCCCCCGAGTACGTCGATTTCCTCCGCTCCGTTTCGCCGGAGTCCGTCGGCGACTCCTCCGCGCGCAACCTCCGGCGGTTCAACGTCGGCGAGGACTGTCCCGTCTTCGACGGGCTTTTCGATTTCTGCCGCGCTTCCGCCGGTGGTTCGATCGGCGCCGCCGTTAAGCTGAACCGGCAGGACGCGGATATCGCCATCAATTGGGGCGGAGGGCTTCACCATGCTAAGAAGAGCGAGGCTTCGGGGTTCTGCTACGTGAACGACATCGTTTTGGGGATCCTCGAGCTGCTTAAGATGTTTAGG CGGGTTCTTTACATTGATATCGATGTTCACCATGGAGACGGAGTGGAAGAAGCGTTTTACACCACTGATAGAGTTATGACGGTTTCTTTTCACAAGTTTGGGGACTTCTTCCCAGGAACTGGTCACATCAGAGACGTTGGCGCTGAGAAAGGGAAGTACTATGCTCTAAATGTCCCGTTGAACGATGGTATGGACGACGAGAGTTTCCGCAGCTTGTTTAGACCTCTTATCCAGAAGGTTATGGAGGTTTATAGGCCGGAAGCAGTTGTTCTTCAGTGTGGGGCTGACTCCTTAAGCGGTGATCGGTTGGGTTGCTTTAACTTGTCGGTCAAGGGTCATGCTGATTGCCTCcggttcttgagatcttacaATGTTCCTCTCATGGTCTTGGGTGGTGGAGGGTATACTATTCGGAATGTTGCTCGTTGCTGGTGTTATGag ACTGCAGTTGCGGTTGGAGTAGAGCCGGACAACAAGCTCCCGTACAATGAGTACTTTGAGTACTTCGGACCAGACTATACACTTCATGTCGAGCCAGGTCCAATGGAGAATTTGAACACACCTAAAGATATGGAGAAGATAAG GAACACATTGCTAGAACAACTTTCTGGACTAATACACGCACCTAGTGTGCCCTTTCAGCACACACCTCCAGTTAATAGAGTCTTGGATGAG CCGGAAGAAGACATGGAGAAGAGACCAAAGCCTCGCATTTGGAGTGGAACTGCGAATTATGAATCAGACAGTGACGATGACGAGAAACCTCTTGTTGGTTTCTCAGGTATTGATGGCCCAACAAATATGGACAG GGACTCTACAGGGGAAGATGAAATGGAAGATGATAACGCAGAGCCGGAGGTGGATCCCCCATCGTCTTGA